The Panicum hallii strain FIL2 chromosome 5, PHallii_v3.1, whole genome shotgun sequence genome contains the following window.
GCTAATGCAACATCAAATACAACTGAAGCCGCATGCCAATGCAGCCACTTTATTTGCACATCCACAAACATCTGGATCATTACTTGGTCGCGATGAACAGCCCCCACCTCTGCTCACCCGCAGAGCTCCTCTGCAGTTTTGCCTTCCATCCGTTCACAATATCGCCATAGTCCTCCTGGACATACGAGAATTGCAGAGTTAGAGGTGCCTAAAGGCCACAAAGAAGGGATGCAGGCTCCTCGTGTGCTTTGACGACTAACCTGGGAGAAGTCGGACAAGAAATCGTCCTTGTTCTTTTCAAATTTAGCTACTTCCTTCTCCAAAACATTGAGGAACTGAAATACAACATAGAGTGCTCATTAGTATAGTAGAAAGTTGTGTTCATCCAAACATATTAGTGGAGATGTTAGTTAGACAGAAACCTGATCAGTTCGATCCTCAGCAATGACATCATGAAAACCAGCATTCTTGAGCATCTGGATGGTTTGATGAAAAAGTTAGCTGGAGTACTACAACTTGATCATAGCAACTGTGTCTGTATCAACTATTATAACCATATAAAAGTAAAACTAATAAGTACCTGTCCGTAAGCCTCCACATCATGAAGGTCATAACCTCTCTGCTTAATGTATGCTGCAAATTCTTCTGATGGTTTCCCGGGGCTCCTACAGTAATCGCTGATAAGGACCTTCCCTCCAGGCTTCAGCCACTTGAAAAAACTTTTAAACAAAGAGGGTTTATCCTGCAAAACAAAAGCCAAAGCCATGTCGTCAAAATAATATTAGTGTGCAGCACAGAATTGATGTAGCAAAGTTGATTTGAGGTAAAGAAAAATCAAGGTTCATTTCATATGATCTAGAATTTAGATGTACAGAATGTTGATATGCTTTCTGATAAGACTGTAGTTCAATAATATGGGTGCAAAAAAAAAGTTAACAGACAATTTGAATGGACACCAAGTGATAAGCTCTATCCATACCTGTATGTGAAGGATAGTGTCACGGCTGTAGATGACATCAAATGTGTTGTCAGGGTACGTCTTCGTGGTGCAATCAGCAACTTCAAACTCCACTGAGCAACTACGCCCAATGGCACGCTCAAGTGCAAATGATATCATGTTTATAGAAAGATCAATTCCAACAACATGAGCATCATAGTTTTCAGCCATATAAAAGTCACCTCCACCAATTCCACATCCAACATCAAGCACCTTATGTCCAGGTTTAAGATCCAACTTATCCACGAACTCTTTTGTAGTCTCTGTTGGATAATTTGAAATATAAAAGGTATATTTCAAATAGAATATCATATATTAAAACTAGAATTAGAAGGGGACTGCACCACTCACCAATTCCACCAGTGCTCACATAACCTTCTCCAAAAATGCGCTCATAGCGCAATATTCCACTAGTTTTGTACTGCACATTGTCCAAAAATCTTTGAAATCCCCGATCTTCCATAGACTTGACTTTTTGCCACAGCCAGCATATCTATAAACAATTAAACATAGAGTCACGTCCATCACTGATCTCACTTGACCATGGTAAACACGTGTAAATATGCATGGACAGATAAGTACCTGATTTtgatttttcttatttttaacATAAGCACCGATACACTTGTAAGTAACCAGAGAAAGTTCAAAGGAATTCCCATCTTGATCAAAGGCGTGGCACTCTTTGAAAACCTATTTATGAAATGAATTAgcaatttcaaataaaatgGTATTGCAACTAAAACAAATCATAGAGTGGGGTGACAGTCTTTCATATAAGAGCAGGCAAGTCTGATACTCGAGTGACAGAAGCAAAGGGTAAGAGCAGTAGGACAGTATGCCTTTTCACCTTAGTATAAAACCTTGGTTCCCGATAGTGTGTCGGATTCACTTTCCTTTTCGAATCTCCAGATTGATGAAAGCAAGATTCCCTAAAGAAGATATAGCCACCAACCTTCAACCATTTTACCATTCTTTGAACTAGCTGCTCAACCTATAGTAAGATATAAAACTTAGAAAATACAAGAGACATAATCAAAATATATATCAGCCAGTATATTTGAACAACAAATTTAACTCGCGTAGGCAATGGTACTTTCAGGTTCTCTAACGTGGGTCCATTTTACAGTAACAACCAGTGAGAAGATTGAGGATTACCATGGACCTAGAATTTGTTAATTATTCAAAGCATGGTTCACCCATTACCTCTTCATCAGAAAGATACATCAATAGCCAATTTGAAAATATCAGATCGATGGAGTTAGCTTGAATCACCAGGTCCTGGGATGTCACATCAGCACACATAAAGGATGTGTTCTTGTAGTGACCATTAATGCTTTGATTCtgcaagaaaaaaaatgcataAA
Protein-coding sequences here:
- the LOC112895645 gene encoding phosphomethylethanolamine N-methyltransferase-like codes for the protein MDAAAANAAAVVPANGKMEVEERHAQKSYWEEHSKDLTVEAMMLDSRAADLDKEERPEVLSLLPPYEGKSVLELGAGIGRFTGELAKTAGNVLALDFIESAIKKNQSINGHYKNTSFMCADVTSQDLVIQANSIDLIFSNWLLMYLSDEEVEQLVQRMVKWLKVGGYIFFRESCFHQSGDSKRKVNPTHYREPRFYTKVFKECHAFDQDGNSFELSLVTYKCIGAYVKNKKNQNQICWLWQKVKSMEDRGFQRFLDNVQYKTSGILRYERIFGEGYVSTGGIETTKEFVDKLDLKPGHKVLDVGCGIGGGDFYMAENYDAHVVGIDLSINMISFALERAIGRSCSVEFEVADCTTKTYPDNTFDVIYSRDTILHIQDKPSLFKSFFKWLKPGGKVLISDYCRSPGKPSEEFAAYIKQRGYDLHDVEAYGQMLKNAGFHDVIAEDRTDQFLNVLEKEVAKFEKNKDDFLSDFSQEDYGDIVNGWKAKLQRSSAGEQRWGLFIATK